In Dyadobacter sp. NIV53, a single window of DNA contains:
- a CDS encoding nuclear transport factor 2 family protein has product MELYIIDDFKNYFESLAHTDGTRIETFYAEDIQFQDPVRKISGLENLRLYHDQFSKNLVQGGFRYTQQTLLHDKAYLSWKLELEYKVPKKRVTVSGITVLLVSDKIISHRDYYDAGALFYENLPIVGPVIRALKRQLSRNC; this is encoded by the coding sequence ATGGAACTGTACATCATCGACGACTTTAAGAACTATTTTGAAAGCCTTGCACACACAGACGGGACAAGGATTGAAACATTTTACGCTGAGGATATACAGTTTCAGGATCCCGTCCGCAAGATCAGCGGATTGGAAAATCTGAGGTTATATCACGATCAATTCAGTAAAAACCTGGTTCAGGGCGGATTCAGGTACACCCAGCAAACGCTGCTGCACGACAAGGCCTACTTGTCCTGGAAGCTTGAGCTGGAATACAAAGTGCCCAAAAAGCGGGTGACCGTTTCAGGGATTACTGTTTTGCTGGTATCGGACAAAATTATCTCGCACCGCGATTATTACGATGCAGGGGCACTTTTTTACGAAAACCTGCCGATTGTCGGACCTGTAATCCGGGCGTTGAAAAGGCAGCTGTCAAGGAATTGCTAA
- a CDS encoding ELWxxDGT repeat protein, which yields MKKNYLWFIVLFLFSHVLKAQSIELVKDINTAGSYRGLRTREAATANGLYFTLAYDEINKLGLWRSDGTAAGTFLLSSLPDITDYPAQNLTAAGKFVFFVSLYDGHYWLFRSDGTKAGTYPLHPVYSSVYNKLDIFEYNGAVYFSAYDGTTENLWKTDGTVAGTVKLKSFPSQPFGSTGPYDFYQFNGLMYFLVQTGSGSNVTYQLWKSNGTSAGTVPGPLFSSSFKPVAVNGYMYFSDGKNFKRTDGNTITIVKGGFATIGNPVLVGSTIYFSAGPQYPDIELWKSDGTNVGTVRVKDIYPGANQGSEPQLLTNINGTLFFTARTSAGGHDLWKSNGTDAGTVLIRDIDPAGEVEFGRMFAVGTQAVFLTGYESDQTLWKSNGTSAGTQKVVDYPVSNAIGIGKSVFFNGVSNLGSQLYKSDLTAGAQRITDLFPPGSNPDGFTDFNGTRYMAADNGINGRELWKTDGTTAGTVLIKDVAPGLASSNPEQLTKVNGNLFFVANGGEIWKTNGSNSGTVLVKSVVSDASDHIEGLIDVNGTLYFGVVSSDGALRLWKSDGTTAGTIQVTSFSSTPSFKPAVLNGQLFFPAWDGTDSYELWKTNGTAAGTSIIKNIGGEDGVNTLIRFGATALNGFLYYAIESAAGLHLVRTDGTTPGTVIVKTLYSMSDAYVGGFRKGGDLLYFSAYEIYDSQEYLWRTDGTSAGTVKLAAFDSNNDSGDYISFGPYVDGLFYFVPYDHGNGGQLWVSNGTTAGTRLVKDISTQAGNQGIRNLTAAGDIVYFTASDQAHGNELWQTDGSDAGTRIVQDFSLNGSSVFNSVNNYNGTLLLSANNGSAGTELYKYQALPPAALRINSAGASFVASSNRSFSADQYFSGTTQISTAGNGDILGTNDDQLYKEQRFGSAFQYNIPLANGQVSVVLHFAELFWGVPGKGGSAGTGKRRFHVDVEGSRKLTNYDIFTTAGGAMRAKTETFTVNVTDGVLNINFLTGAADKPIIAAIEVVPTQVILGPLADATVRNTPNNDTNYGTAATLEIKSGSLPSYERNIYLKFSLEGISQVGTAKLRMYGSNVQSSSNVSLAAYGVPRDGWAETDINWSNAPIAPGEPLGSVNVNNSAKYYEIDVTAFVKSQLAEDKIVGLFITNPANQNSQLTFNSRENAANPPQLIINAVSPPAARTGAEENLVEILPKKETETEFAASAIYPNPAGKHFTVHLSGKHKGEVDLQMINLTGNIFQLQTKPANTNSNVDVDVSSMQLSKGMYIMKVQSKTFTETIKVLLTE from the coding sequence ATGAAAAAAAATTATTTATGGTTCATTGTACTATTCTTATTCTCACATGTGCTCAAAGCGCAGTCTATTGAACTTGTTAAGGATATTAATACAGCAGGCAGCTATCGTGGCCTGCGGACAAGGGAAGCTGCCACAGCCAACGGACTCTATTTCACATTGGCATATGATGAGATCAATAAGCTGGGCCTGTGGAGAAGCGATGGAACAGCCGCCGGAACCTTTTTGCTGTCATCGCTGCCAGATATCACCGATTACCCTGCCCAAAATCTGACTGCTGCCGGAAAATTTGTTTTTTTTGTATCGCTTTACGACGGGCACTACTGGCTCTTCCGCAGTGACGGCACCAAGGCAGGCACCTACCCTCTTCATCCCGTTTACAGCTCGGTATACAACAAGCTCGATATTTTCGAATACAACGGTGCTGTGTATTTTTCGGCTTATGATGGTACAACTGAAAACCTTTGGAAAACCGATGGCACGGTAGCAGGAACAGTGAAGTTGAAAAGTTTCCCCTCGCAGCCTTTCGGTTCAACCGGGCCTTATGACTTTTATCAGTTTAACGGGCTTATGTATTTTCTGGTCCAGACCGGATCTGGCTCGAATGTAACCTACCAGCTCTGGAAAAGTAACGGTACCAGTGCAGGAACTGTGCCTGGCCCGCTATTTTCCAGCAGTTTTAAGCCGGTTGCTGTCAATGGTTACATGTATTTTTCTGATGGAAAAAACTTTAAACGGACCGATGGAAATACTATAACAATCGTTAAAGGGGGCTTTGCCACCATAGGTAACCCGGTTTTGGTTGGCTCAACAATCTATTTTTCAGCTGGTCCACAGTATCCTGATATCGAATTGTGGAAGTCTGACGGTACCAATGTCGGCACTGTCCGTGTAAAGGATATCTATCCGGGTGCAAATCAGGGTTCTGAACCCCAGCTCCTGACCAACATCAACGGCACCCTGTTTTTTACGGCCAGAACCTCTGCCGGCGGGCATGACCTATGGAAAAGCAACGGTACAGACGCCGGAACAGTGCTTATCCGGGATATTGACCCTGCGGGCGAAGTTGAATTTGGGCGTATGTTTGCTGTGGGCACTCAGGCGGTTTTTTTAACAGGCTATGAGTCTGACCAGACACTTTGGAAAAGCAACGGAACCAGTGCAGGCACACAAAAAGTGGTGGACTATCCAGTAAGCAATGCAATTGGTATAGGCAAATCCGTATTTTTTAACGGTGTAAGTAACCTTGGCTCCCAGCTATACAAGTCGGATCTTACCGCCGGGGCACAAAGGATTACCGACCTGTTCCCTCCAGGCTCAAATCCGGACGGATTTACAGATTTTAATGGTACACGTTATATGGCGGCAGACAACGGCATAAACGGGCGCGAACTGTGGAAAACTGATGGAACTACTGCGGGCACAGTCCTGATAAAAGATGTAGCGCCCGGCCTGGCCAGCTCAAACCCTGAACAACTGACAAAGGTCAACGGAAATCTGTTTTTCGTAGCCAATGGTGGAGAAATCTGGAAAACTAATGGGAGCAATTCCGGCACTGTTCTTGTGAAGAGCGTAGTATCGGATGCAAGCGACCACATTGAAGGCCTTATTGATGTAAATGGAACACTATATTTCGGTGTAGTATCATCAGACGGGGCACTCAGGCTCTGGAAAAGTGATGGCACAACTGCGGGCACTATACAGGTAACCAGCTTTTCTTCTACGCCATCCTTCAAGCCGGCAGTGCTCAATGGCCAGCTATTTTTCCCGGCCTGGGACGGAACTGACAGTTACGAACTCTGGAAAACGAACGGGACGGCGGCCGGAACTTCAATCATTAAAAATATAGGCGGTGAGGATGGTGTAAATACACTGATACGCTTTGGTGCAACGGCACTCAACGGCTTTCTTTACTATGCGATCGAAAGTGCGGCCGGTTTGCATCTGGTCAGGACAGACGGAACTACGCCCGGAACGGTTATTGTAAAAACGCTGTACAGTATGTCAGATGCCTATGTGGGTGGTTTCAGAAAAGGCGGAGATTTACTGTATTTCAGTGCCTATGAAATTTATGATTCCCAGGAATATCTGTGGAGGACGGATGGAACGTCTGCCGGAACGGTTAAACTTGCCGCATTCGACAGTAACAACGACTCGGGTGATTATATATCCTTCGGGCCTTATGTGGACGGCTTATTTTATTTTGTGCCTTATGACCATGGAAACGGAGGGCAGCTTTGGGTGAGTAACGGGACTACGGCAGGGACACGACTGGTTAAAGATATCAGTACGCAAGCAGGGAACCAAGGAATCAGAAATCTTACGGCAGCCGGCGATATTGTTTACTTCACCGCCTCAGACCAGGCACATGGCAACGAGCTCTGGCAGACAGACGGTTCGGATGCAGGCACCCGTATAGTCCAGGATTTCAGTTTAAACGGAAGCTCCGTTTTTAACAGTGTAAACAACTATAACGGCACGCTGCTTTTGTCCGCAAATAACGGTTCGGCAGGTACAGAATTATATAAATACCAGGCCTTGCCACCAGCAGCATTGCGGATCAACTCGGCAGGTGCATCCTTTGTTGCATCTTCAAACCGCAGCTTTTCAGCCGACCAGTATTTTAGCGGAACCACGCAAATATCCACTGCGGGCAACGGTGATATTCTGGGTACCAATGATGACCAGCTTTATAAAGAACAGCGGTTTGGATCAGCATTTCAATATAATATTCCATTAGCTAACGGGCAGGTGAGCGTTGTGCTTCATTTTGCTGAACTTTTCTGGGGCGTACCCGGAAAGGGAGGCTCAGCCGGAACCGGCAAACGCAGGTTCCATGTCGATGTAGAAGGCAGCAGAAAACTGACCAATTATGATATTTTCACTACTGCGGGCGGGGCCATGCGTGCCAAAACAGAAACTTTTACAGTGAATGTGACAGATGGCGTGTTAAATATTAACTTTCTGACCGGTGCAGCTGACAAACCTATTATTGCCGCAATTGAAGTTGTGCCTACGCAGGTAATTTTAGGGCCGCTTGCCGATGCCACGGTACGTAATACGCCCAATAATGATACCAACTACGGCACGGCTGCAACCCTGGAAATCAAATCAGGTAGCCTGCCCAGTTATGAGCGGAATATTTATCTGAAATTCTCGCTGGAAGGCATCAGCCAGGTAGGGACAGCCAAACTACGGATGTATGGTTCCAATGTGCAAAGCAGCAGCAATGTCAGTCTGGCCGCTTATGGTGTACCCAGGGATGGATGGGCTGAAACCGATATTAACTGGTCGAATGCTCCGATCGCCCCGGGAGAGCCGCTGGGCTCAGTAAATGTTAACAATTCGGCTAAGTACTACGAAATCGATGTGACAGCTTTTGTAAAATCCCAGCTGGCAGAGGACAAAATAGTCGGTTTATTTATAACCAACCCGGCTAATCAAAACAGCCAGCTGACTTTCAACAGCCGCGAAAATGCAGCTAACCCGCCGCAGCTGATCATTAATGCTGTGTCACCTCCGGCTGCCAGGACAGGAGCAGAAGAAAACCTTGTCGAAATATTACCAAAGAAAGAGACAGAAACCGAATTCGCAGCATCCGCCATTTACCCTAATCCTGCCGGGAAACACTTCACAGTTCATTTGTCGGGCAAACATAAAGGAGAGGTAGATTTGCAGATGATCAACCTGACAGGAAATATTTTCCAGCTACAAACGAAACCTGCCAATACCAATTCGAACGTTGATGTAGATGTCTCCTCCATGCAATTATCAAAAGGAATGTATATCATGAAAGTCCAGTCCAAAACATTTACGGAGACCATTAAAGTGCTGCTGACAGAGTAG
- a CDS encoding S41 family peptidase — translation MKKHIMIHAAILMAVLFSFSCCQELMVGPDVQNSNESNFQQMWEKFDSHYGLFLVKNIDWNEVYAKHLPMAKAARTEAELFAILSSAVHTLDDKHINIYTNSPQLTDYNSGENGHIPAQVDFDFQAVRENYLTEYHQQTEDFGYGMLTSEIGYIYAGAFKDKLSVFEKGMDNALNALSSTKGIIFDIRDHTGGSDQVSQYIAGRFASSKKLFMTSKKEMVHVTTSLEPFQTGM, via the coding sequence ATGAAAAAGCACATAATGATACATGCAGCCATTTTAATGGCAGTACTTTTTTCTTTCTCCTGCTGTCAGGAACTGATGGTTGGACCAGATGTCCAAAATTCGAATGAAAGCAATTTCCAGCAAATGTGGGAAAAATTTGACAGCCATTACGGCTTGTTCCTGGTTAAGAACATTGACTGGAACGAGGTGTATGCCAAACACCTACCCATGGCCAAAGCTGCCAGAACCGAGGCGGAATTGTTTGCTATCCTATCCTCTGCCGTGCATACTTTAGATGACAAACATATTAACATTTATACGAACAGTCCGCAGCTGACAGATTACAACAGCGGGGAAAATGGACATATACCAGCGCAGGTAGATTTTGATTTTCAGGCGGTCCGGGAAAACTACCTGACTGAGTACCATCAGCAAACAGAGGATTTCGGTTATGGCATGTTAACGTCAGAGATTGGTTATATATATGCCGGAGCGTTTAAGGACAAGCTTTCTGTTTTTGAAAAAGGTATGGACAATGCCCTCAATGCCTTGTCTTCCACCAAAGGAATCATATTTGATATCAGGGATCATACAGGTGGTTCTGATCAGGTGAGTCAGTACATAGCTGGCAGATTCGCCAGTTCAAAGAAATTGTTTATGACCTCAAAAAAAGAAATGGTCCACGTCACGACCAGTTTGGAGCCGTTTCAAACTGGTATGTAG
- a CDS encoding S41 family peptidase, translating into MVYDLKKRNGPRHDQFGAVSNWYVEPSGKTQYTKPVILLTTSTTISAAETFTFAMRENDNVLHMGTKTAVAFSDVIAHQLPNGWIITVGVGDYRGSDGKSYEGIGITPKIIIANKKSDVLAGVDKALEMASEMLK; encoded by the coding sequence ATTGTTTATGACCTCAAAAAAAGAAATGGTCCACGTCACGACCAGTTTGGAGCCGTTTCAAACTGGTATGTAGAGCCTTCTGGCAAGACACAATATACAAAACCGGTAATCCTTCTGACCACATCCACTACGATAAGTGCCGCAGAAACCTTCACATTTGCCATGAGGGAAAATGACAATGTGCTTCACATGGGAACTAAGACCGCAGTCGCATTTTCAGATGTGATCGCCCATCAATTACCTAACGGCTGGATTATTACAGTGGGTGTAGGTGACTACCGCGGCTCAGATGGTAAAAGCTACGAAGGAATTGGGATTACGCCGAAAATTATCATTGCAAACAAAAAGTCAGACGTATTGGCAGGGGTCGATAAGGCACTCGAAATGGCCAGTGAAATGCTCAAATAA
- a CDS encoding type VI secretion system tube protein Hcp — protein MKKISFLIVFGFSLFVTSSLSAQQLFLKAGTLTQQGSIYKGFENYVQISGVQYGVEALTSYKSTGAAVGKANFGEIVITKNVDILTNELLRSISKGTLYALMEIVSTKNTADGQKVSHKIELKNVYVTNVSNSAVEGCPDDCAGLEESVKFVYKSIRITTYSTNVKTGVLTANLNPFVFDVTTMSSTF, from the coding sequence ATGAAAAAAATCTCCTTTCTTATCGTTTTTGGTTTTAGTCTGTTTGTTACAAGTTCCCTTTCTGCACAGCAATTGTTCCTAAAAGCTGGTACACTTACCCAACAAGGCAGTATTTATAAAGGCTTTGAAAATTATGTGCAAATTTCAGGTGTGCAGTATGGCGTGGAAGCCCTGACTTCCTACAAATCAACTGGTGCGGCGGTTGGCAAGGCAAACTTTGGTGAAATTGTCATAACTAAAAACGTTGACATTTTGACAAATGAACTATTAAGAAGTATTTCAAAAGGTACATTGTATGCACTTATGGAAATCGTTTCCACCAAAAATACTGCTGACGGGCAGAAAGTGTCTCACAAAATTGAGCTGAAGAATGTTTATGTGACGAATGTATCAAATTCCGCGGTTGAAGGATGCCCGGACGATTGTGCAGGCCTTGAAGAAAGCGTCAAATTTGTATATAAATCAATAAGAATTACGACTTATTCGACAAACGTGAAGACGGGTGTCCTGACGGCAAACCTAAATCCTTTCGTTTTCGATGTGACGACGATGAGCTCCACGTTTTGA
- a CDS encoding T9SS type A sorting domain-containing protein, giving the protein MKLVFYSIVCILFVNTLKAQSFVLKTKTQLAAEIIVAKTKADFFKARSLKLTPRSIERRSFLPCAQTASPVKSLTFSGERIDDAHVALFWETSQLVNNDYFQVERTLNLNSGFDPVATGKLSENLTSTGKYGLSDPNRNTGYTYYRFKQVDTDGGFRYSSVIAIKGISVPLGIIPYPNPGQGKNIAFIINGLFAAQAINIAIYDNRGKIVYQDKSFPVSPEMQKIKIDLPNLALGKYSIKIKSGDDDASNSFIIIP; this is encoded by the coding sequence ATGAAACTCGTTTTTTACTCTATAGTTTGTATACTGTTTGTCAACACGCTTAAGGCGCAATCTTTTGTACTCAAGACGAAGACGCAGTTGGCTGCTGAAATTATTGTAGCTAAAACTAAGGCAGACTTTTTCAAGGCACGGTCGTTAAAACTGACCCCACGGAGCATTGAACGTCGTTCATTCTTGCCATGTGCTCAGACTGCATCCCCAGTTAAATCATTAACTTTCTCAGGTGAACGTATAGACGATGCCCATGTGGCGCTTTTCTGGGAAACCAGTCAGCTGGTCAATAACGATTATTTTCAGGTCGAGCGCACACTTAATCTTAATTCGGGATTTGATCCGGTAGCAACAGGAAAACTTTCTGAAAACTTAACATCGACAGGAAAATACGGCCTATCTGACCCAAACCGCAATACAGGTTATACTTATTACCGTTTCAAACAGGTCGATACCGATGGCGGCTTCCGGTACAGCTCTGTCATTGCAATAAAAGGAATATCGGTACCCTTGGGTATAATCCCGTATCCAAATCCCGGTCAGGGCAAAAACATTGCTTTCATTATCAATGGTTTGTTCGCAGCTCAGGCAATTAATATAGCCATTTATGATAATCGCGGTAAAATTGTCTATCAGGATAAAAGTTTTCCGGTCTCGCCAGAGATGCAGAAGATAAAAATAGATCTGCCAAATTTGGCTCTCGGGAAATATAGCATTAAAATCAAATCCGGGGATGATGATGCTTCAAATTCATTTATTATTATCCCATGA
- a CDS encoding Crp/Fnr family transcriptional regulator, whose protein sequence is MDTSLLISKFLEIQNFSPPDLQKLIPYFEEKIVKKNEFVFQAGDVVQNTFFVHKGILRQYYVTPENKERTVYFAQEGKFAGEIMSFLYQIPSEFHFQALEDSVILCLNRQKWEAAFTSIPALALHQLKLHARFIYDLKQEISSTGKETPDVKYTRLLRENPALFQRIPLFHIAAYLGVTPETVSRIRKRNMHL, encoded by the coding sequence ATGGATACTTCACTGCTGATCAGCAAATTTCTCGAAATACAAAATTTTTCTCCACCTGACCTACAAAAACTGATCCCCTATTTTGAAGAAAAAATCGTTAAAAAAAATGAGTTTGTATTTCAGGCAGGAGATGTAGTCCAAAACACTTTCTTCGTTCATAAAGGCATTCTTCGTCAGTATTATGTTACACCCGAAAACAAGGAGCGGACTGTCTACTTCGCCCAGGAAGGGAAGTTTGCCGGAGAAATCATGAGTTTTTTGTATCAAATCCCATCGGAATTTCACTTTCAGGCTCTGGAAGATTCGGTGATACTGTGTTTGAACCGTCAAAAATGGGAAGCTGCCTTTACATCCATTCCTGCACTGGCCTTACATCAATTGAAATTACATGCCCGGTTCATTTACGATTTAAAACAGGAAATATCAAGCACCGGCAAAGAAACGCCAGATGTGAAGTATACAAGGTTGCTACGGGAAAATCCTGCTTTGTTTCAAAGGATCCCGCTCTTTCATATTGCAGCGTATCTGGGAGTAACGCCGGAAACTGTCAGCCGGATCAGAAAAAGAAATATGCATCTTTAA